From a region of the Streptacidiphilus albus JL83 genome:
- a CDS encoding nuclear transport factor 2 family protein: MSEQSNISTVQDLFAALNKGDLTHIEAEFLHEQASVHVPGQHPHARKHTGKQGVLDFYRNVRKQTDHVTFDVENIAAAGNQVLVELHIQAHRTTGSPATFDTRGMNAITFTDGKISEIRQYTGDQSATDTYLTPAGPK, encoded by the coding sequence ATGTCCGAGCAGTCCAACATCTCGACGGTCCAGGACCTGTTCGCCGCCCTCAACAAGGGCGACCTCACCCACATCGAGGCAGAGTTCCTGCACGAGCAGGCCAGCGTCCACGTGCCCGGCCAGCACCCGCACGCCCGCAAGCACACCGGCAAGCAGGGCGTCCTGGACTTCTACCGCAACGTGCGCAAGCAGACCGACCACGTCACCTTCGACGTCGAGAACATCGCCGCCGCCGGCAACCAGGTCCTGGTCGAGCTGCACATCCAGGCCCACCGCACCACCGGCTCCCCGGCGACCTTCGACACCCGCGGGATGAACGCCATCACCTTCACCGACGGGAAGATCAGCGAGATCCGCCAGTACACCGGCGACCAGAGCGCCACCGACACCTACCTCACCCCCGCCGGCCCCAAGTAG
- a CDS encoding LamG domain-containing protein — protein sequence MQDRTLTKVYRDKAYVSTTTVRHGGTTVAFAMDNQQRIYYSVLDLESAQDVRGPLDAAYWNADPGLLAFPSEIVDPGSPAPVAMVMPTVKKGSRVETAPEKLFAGESDPFLSSTARLTAAAPIQVVSDGRYILVFRQSIGADDPNAVFQTSGTALSGDPARTDYTMTTGPNPAKIAPVDASLLVDRFVLVGSVLKPVVEVRYQRSRSKFAPAAEGTDTLGTRDMDGKLFYEPTSKLSFVRRVQDGGFAVLLLPTAVDGVSRWQLFVNNTAKGQIDSFSCEQGKDGLFNIAGTQLYTSPDPRFASSVLEREPGIDPNTRLPLVPVPASTDRAGTALRFSAGPPCVLKLVNINMAAGTGACTFEAWVRPTMPSGTIAATYDESRADGFHLGVNASGRLWIGQGSGGWSVTGSQALTMGVYTHVAAVFDQLTVTLFVNGVSVGTGAVPVAVGPSCVDYLGSRSVAGQVVEQFVGDIDEVRLWNRARTAADFADRGRRLVGIEPGLVTYYRFDEGAGGLTANQCDNASPAMLNGPVWVASDAPAGDGPGLSRDVFTFGPSTAVRQAAGPLAATLYFQQEPAPTGYGAAPTQEKRQARVLLACATTGPAPTGGSADRRYVATVDFALTRDGRLAMVPTLVPLAEVGKPAPTQNLDTITAAQNRVTAAQTQLATDQAQADLLQPTLNYIADIARFSFRDQQRALLVRTVPPLRLAADRLGFDQAQLAAAQQALATLTGGMQGGSEVVLAMPKVSTDREGLSVYASLLTFAWTTDAPSLLESSTGDVVLYFRGGNGQFFSAYYAADVSRATRTIAVGTGQLTLLARDSAATLADFALSVADGATADLCQVTVTAGAVTETFPGVPRQATAFAQVLNGVRPPGTVLGTVGSAQGQIIELAAALTQPLAAGAAISVGGQVRTVAAAVSAGANKITVTANGDLSGTVGQQLRTALYDYATATCTTVGAVLDRGSQIVGVNLLNPSAPVPNGAAADGAGPLVPRWHGNSPGRALSFDGKAQYLSLPQAGWPKVTSPADLTVEAWVNPSMTSSRSRIWHAAVPGAPYTLALEPGAPTSAFALDGSSWVDCGSGIALAGQSFTIEVWARRLNGGRQDTLFGHGGLTMTDPNLYLGFNQANQMLFGWSGDELATPSLAVDLGWHCWSASFDVSTGIRTLYCDGIQVAQGQANAPYSGAGRTMLGVAGWGGGWAADAIVDEYRLWGRVRTPDEIAAFVNRQLSGQEPGLLGYWSFPGASTVDRSGNGHDGIMVGKPILTQSAQRGFSLAAGVGTQFFRSQEAFPAGDWSHVAMAFRQDWAMAMDGDGYLDAGGPDGLDLVDDLTLEAFVRLDTLGTVHGLIGKGAIGSGKAASAVPYSFYVESDGQLAFTFESGAGGRGQQQVFRSGSVLKAGVFTKVAVTRKSGEDKSGTVGIRFYINGQVVGGDPQTYGGPKPVGNDANCEIGRYRISTSALGLRGTLAEARIWNVARDKGQIGAPVTAKSQGLVAWWGFHESAGATTADGCDSYPAQVRGPLRVRTPDPAGNSLTFYHSGNPSIAVLDTVIDDLTVMGPNQVTAAARTDASGQPTEVLTGALDELRVWRTCRTQEQLLDNMFTRLRGERGDLMAYYPFDNASTVPGATVTDAGLQGCDLTPSATAPGIVLSTAPISDDTAEVRSALTGTLTPFSALVTGTPSASEYADLQRDAHGKTIGVMKRSYTSLRGTSWVLTTGFKVGDLTTTWVGQAQFNPQLVGYLEGAPPVPSENLIAGTADDYSGASTVGFVQANTVANTISSDSKTSVDASAKATFEGSVGDDTFVVAAPLGAGTAKPLSSLKASAGGTVEMKYSNSWSNDTQVSQGATTTRTSSVTLAGHWEPTDPTAQLNPTAGRRWAPANTGFAIVQSDTADQYALRLAHSGVLVAYRMVPNPDIPRDWNVIAFPINPRYTKQGTLDGLVGYSAQGTAATLQPFADPSFPNAGDGGAYSYYRPREAYAIKRRIQREEQQLQGFYESVSTDTHAPDPVAAAADRVLKGMMGGTGSSTGLTSGGSDPAAGRAANKSAARRNIVNTYVWTAAGGLFAETTATTDQVTQSTAGDYSVSGSATFQTGFEVEIGPVGFKAGFEATLGGGYSVTRRKTKDATRTFSLDVVAQPGHNLQKYNGTDPVFDANNQPVLVPGRVDAYRFMSFYLDTSSDNYEDFYGKVIDPQWIETSNDPNAKELAKARQSDRKPPCWRILHRVTFVSRVQDTTSTTASLGSALGALGITSDYQLMKQLEPHMVGATSNLADLTTAAKTLIATQFTTLTPYTDTITTRLAAYYNIPTPAPTPTLTPAPTPTLTPAPTPAPAPRRPPPAR from the coding sequence ATGCAGGACAGAACACTGACGAAGGTCTACCGGGACAAGGCGTACGTGTCGACGACGACGGTGCGTCACGGCGGCACGACGGTGGCGTTCGCGATGGACAACCAGCAGCGGATCTACTACAGCGTGCTGGACCTGGAGTCGGCCCAGGATGTGCGCGGGCCGCTGGATGCGGCGTACTGGAACGCGGATCCGGGCCTGCTGGCGTTCCCCTCGGAGATCGTCGACCCGGGGTCGCCGGCGCCGGTGGCGATGGTGATGCCGACGGTCAAGAAGGGCAGCCGGGTCGAGACGGCGCCGGAGAAGCTGTTCGCGGGTGAGAGCGATCCGTTCCTGTCGAGCACGGCGCGGCTGACCGCGGCGGCGCCGATCCAGGTGGTCTCCGACGGCCGGTACATCCTGGTGTTCCGGCAGTCGATCGGCGCGGACGACCCGAACGCGGTGTTCCAGACGTCGGGGACCGCGCTGTCGGGGGATCCGGCGCGCACCGACTACACGATGACCACCGGGCCGAATCCGGCGAAGATCGCGCCGGTGGACGCCTCACTGCTGGTGGACCGGTTCGTGCTGGTGGGCTCGGTCCTCAAGCCGGTGGTCGAGGTGCGCTACCAGCGCAGCCGCAGCAAGTTCGCCCCGGCCGCCGAGGGCACGGACACGCTGGGCACCCGGGACATGGACGGGAAGCTGTTCTACGAGCCCACGAGCAAGCTCTCGTTCGTGCGGCGGGTCCAGGACGGCGGGTTCGCGGTGCTGCTGCTGCCCACCGCGGTGGACGGGGTCTCGCGCTGGCAGCTGTTCGTGAACAACACGGCCAAGGGGCAGATCGACTCGTTCAGCTGCGAGCAGGGCAAGGACGGGCTGTTCAACATCGCGGGCACCCAGCTGTACACGAGTCCGGACCCCAGGTTCGCGTCCTCGGTGCTGGAGCGGGAGCCGGGGATCGACCCGAACACCAGGCTTCCGCTGGTGCCGGTGCCGGCCTCGACCGACCGGGCGGGCACCGCGCTGCGGTTCTCGGCGGGGCCGCCGTGCGTGCTGAAACTGGTGAACATCAACATGGCGGCCGGGACGGGCGCGTGCACCTTCGAGGCGTGGGTGCGGCCCACCATGCCGTCGGGAACGATCGCGGCCACCTACGACGAGAGCCGCGCGGACGGATTCCACCTGGGGGTGAATGCTTCGGGCCGGCTGTGGATCGGCCAGGGCAGTGGCGGTTGGAGTGTGACCGGCTCGCAGGCGCTGACGATGGGCGTCTACACGCATGTGGCGGCGGTGTTCGACCAGTTGACGGTCACGCTCTTCGTCAACGGCGTGAGCGTGGGAACCGGCGCGGTGCCGGTGGCGGTGGGACCGTCCTGCGTGGACTACCTGGGCAGCCGCAGCGTGGCGGGCCAGGTAGTCGAGCAGTTCGTCGGGGACATCGACGAGGTGCGGCTGTGGAACCGGGCCCGCACGGCGGCGGACTTCGCCGACCGCGGCCGGCGCCTGGTGGGCATAGAACCGGGCCTGGTGACCTATTACCGGTTCGACGAGGGCGCGGGCGGCCTGACCGCGAACCAGTGCGACAACGCTTCGCCCGCGATGCTGAACGGCCCGGTGTGGGTGGCCTCGGACGCGCCGGCGGGGGACGGCCCGGGCCTGTCGCGGGACGTGTTCACCTTCGGCCCCAGCACGGCCGTGCGCCAGGCGGCCGGGCCGCTGGCCGCGACGCTCTACTTCCAGCAGGAGCCCGCCCCCACCGGCTACGGCGCCGCGCCCACACAAGAGAAGCGACAGGCCCGGGTGCTGCTGGCCTGCGCCACAACGGGTCCGGCGCCCACCGGCGGGTCGGCGGACCGCCGCTACGTGGCCACGGTGGACTTCGCGCTGACGCGCGACGGGCGGCTGGCCATGGTACCGACCCTGGTGCCGCTGGCCGAGGTCGGCAAGCCCGCCCCCACCCAGAACCTGGACACGATCACCGCTGCACAGAACCGCGTCACGGCGGCGCAGACCCAACTGGCGACCGACCAGGCGCAGGCCGACCTGTTGCAGCCCACCTTGAACTACATCGCCGACATCGCCCGCTTCAGCTTCCGCGACCAGCAGCGCGCCCTCCTGGTGCGCACCGTGCCGCCGCTGCGGCTGGCCGCCGACCGGCTGGGTTTCGACCAGGCGCAGCTGGCTGCGGCGCAGCAGGCGCTGGCGACGCTGACGGGAGGGATGCAGGGCGGTTCGGAGGTGGTGCTAGCCATGCCCAAGGTCTCCACCGACCGCGAGGGCCTGAGTGTGTACGCGTCGCTGCTGACGTTCGCGTGGACCACAGACGCGCCCTCCTTGCTGGAGAGTTCGACCGGTGACGTGGTGCTGTACTTCCGAGGCGGGAACGGGCAGTTCTTCTCGGCCTACTACGCCGCCGACGTCTCGCGGGCGACGCGGACGATCGCGGTGGGCACCGGTCAGCTGACGCTGCTGGCGCGCGACAGCGCCGCGACACTGGCCGATTTCGCGCTGAGCGTCGCCGACGGCGCCACCGCCGACCTGTGCCAGGTCACGGTCACCGCCGGTGCGGTCACCGAGACGTTCCCCGGCGTCCCGCGCCAGGCCACCGCCTTCGCGCAGGTGCTGAACGGGGTCCGCCCGCCGGGCACCGTCCTGGGCACCGTCGGCTCGGCCCAGGGCCAGATCATCGAACTGGCCGCCGCGCTGACCCAACCCCTGGCCGCGGGCGCGGCGATCTCCGTGGGCGGCCAGGTCCGCACCGTGGCCGCGGCGGTGTCGGCCGGAGCCAACAAGATCACCGTCACTGCGAACGGCGACTTGAGCGGCACGGTCGGCCAGCAGCTGCGGACCGCGTTGTACGACTATGCGACCGCGACCTGCACCACGGTGGGCGCGGTGCTGGACCGGGGCTCGCAGATCGTGGGCGTGAACCTCCTCAACCCGAGTGCGCCGGTGCCCAACGGGGCCGCCGCCGACGGGGCGGGCCCGCTGGTTCCGCGCTGGCACGGCAACTCTCCGGGGCGCGCGCTGTCCTTCGACGGCAAGGCCCAGTACCTCAGCCTGCCGCAGGCCGGCTGGCCGAAGGTCACCTCGCCGGCCGACCTGACGGTGGAGGCGTGGGTGAACCCGTCCATGACCAGCAGCCGGTCCCGGATCTGGCACGCCGCCGTCCCCGGCGCCCCCTACACCCTGGCCCTGGAACCGGGCGCGCCCACCAGCGCCTTTGCCCTGGACGGGAGCAGCTGGGTGGACTGCGGCAGCGGCATCGCCCTGGCCGGGCAGAGCTTCACCATCGAGGTGTGGGCCAGGCGCCTGAACGGCGGCCGCCAGGACACGCTGTTCGGACACGGCGGCCTCACTATGACGGATCCGAACCTGTACCTGGGCTTCAACCAGGCCAACCAGATGCTCTTCGGCTGGTCCGGCGACGAGCTGGCCACCCCGTCGCTGGCCGTGGACCTGGGCTGGCACTGCTGGTCGGCCTCCTTCGACGTGTCCACCGGGATCCGCACCCTGTACTGCGACGGGATCCAGGTCGCCCAGGGCCAGGCGAACGCCCCGTACTCCGGGGCCGGGCGCACCATGCTGGGCGTCGCCGGCTGGGGCGGGGGCTGGGCCGCGGATGCCATCGTGGACGAGTACCGGTTGTGGGGTCGGGTCCGCACTCCGGACGAGATCGCGGCGTTCGTGAACCGTCAGCTCAGCGGGCAGGAGCCCGGACTGCTGGGCTACTGGAGCTTCCCCGGCGCCTCCACCGTGGACCGTTCCGGCAACGGCCACGACGGGATCATGGTCGGGAAGCCCATCCTGACCCAGAGCGCCCAGCGCGGCTTCTCGCTGGCAGCCGGTGTCGGCACGCAGTTCTTCCGCAGCCAGGAGGCGTTCCCCGCAGGCGACTGGTCCCATGTGGCGATGGCGTTCCGCCAGGACTGGGCGATGGCCATGGACGGGGACGGCTACCTGGACGCGGGCGGCCCCGACGGCCTGGACCTGGTCGACGACCTGACCCTGGAGGCGTTCGTCCGGCTCGACACCCTGGGCACCGTCCACGGCCTGATCGGCAAGGGCGCCATCGGTTCGGGCAAGGCGGCCTCAGCCGTGCCCTACAGCTTCTACGTCGAGTCCGACGGCCAGCTCGCGTTCACCTTCGAGTCCGGCGCCGGGGGCAGGGGCCAGCAGCAGGTCTTCCGCTCGGGCAGCGTCCTCAAGGCGGGGGTGTTCACAAAGGTTGCGGTGACCCGCAAGAGCGGCGAGGACAAGTCCGGCACCGTCGGCATCCGCTTCTACATCAACGGCCAGGTCGTGGGCGGCGACCCGCAGACGTACGGCGGGCCCAAACCTGTGGGCAACGACGCCAACTGCGAGATCGGCCGCTACCGGATCAGCACGTCGGCGCTCGGCCTGCGCGGCACCCTGGCCGAGGCGCGGATCTGGAACGTGGCCCGCGACAAGGGCCAGATCGGTGCGCCGGTCACCGCCAAGTCGCAGGGCCTGGTGGCCTGGTGGGGCTTCCACGAGAGCGCCGGCGCGACCACCGCCGACGGCTGCGACTCCTACCCCGCCCAGGTCCGCGGCCCGCTCCGGGTGCGCACGCCCGACCCGGCTGGCAACAGCCTGACCTTCTACCACAGCGGCAACCCCAGCATCGCCGTCCTGGACACCGTCATCGACGATCTCACCGTCATGGGCCCCAACCAGGTCACCGCTGCCGCGAGGACGGACGCCTCCGGCCAGCCCACCGAGGTCCTCACCGGCGCGCTGGACGAACTGCGGGTCTGGCGCACCTGCCGCACCCAGGAACAGCTCCTGGACAACATGTTCACCCGCCTGCGCGGTGAACGCGGCGACCTGATGGCCTACTACCCCTTCGACAACGCCTCCACCGTCCCCGGCGCCACCGTCACCGACGCCGGACTGCAGGGCTGCGACCTGACCCCCTCGGCCACCGCCCCGGGCATCGTCCTGTCCACCGCACCGATCTCCGACGACACCGCCGAGGTCCGCTCCGCGCTGACCGGCACCCTGACCCCCTTCAGCGCCCTGGTCACCGGCACCCCCAGCGCCTCGGAGTACGCCGACCTGCAGCGCGACGCCCACGGCAAGACGATCGGCGTCATGAAGAGGTCCTACACCTCGCTGCGCGGCACCTCCTGGGTGCTGACCACGGGCTTCAAGGTCGGGGACCTGACCACCACCTGGGTCGGGCAGGCCCAGTTCAACCCGCAGCTGGTCGGCTACCTGGAGGGCGCCCCGCCGGTCCCCTCGGAGAACCTGATCGCCGGTACCGCCGACGACTACAGCGGCGCGTCCACGGTCGGCTTCGTGCAGGCCAACACCGTCGCCAACACGATCTCCTCGGACAGCAAGACCAGCGTCGACGCCTCCGCCAAAGCCACCTTCGAGGGCTCGGTGGGCGACGACACGTTCGTCGTCGCCGCCCCGCTCGGCGCGGGCACCGCCAAACCCCTCAGCTCCCTCAAGGCCAGCGCCGGCGGCACCGTCGAGATGAAGTACTCCAACAGCTGGAGCAACGACACCCAGGTCAGCCAGGGCGCCACCACCACCCGCACCAGCTCGGTCACCCTGGCCGGCCACTGGGAGCCCACCGACCCCACCGCCCAGCTCAACCCCACCGCCGGCCGGCGCTGGGCCCCGGCCAACACCGGCTTCGCCATCGTGCAGTCCGACACCGCCGACCAGTACGCGCTGCGCCTGGCCCACAGCGGGGTCCTGGTGGCCTACCGGATGGTGCCCAACCCCGACATCCCCCGGGACTGGAACGTCATCGCGTTCCCGATCAACCCCCGCTACACCAAGCAGGGCACCCTGGACGGCCTGGTCGGCTACAGCGCCCAGGGCACCGCAGCGACCCTGCAGCCCTTTGCCGACCCGTCCTTCCCCAACGCCGGCGACGGCGGCGCCTACAGCTACTACCGGCCCCGCGAGGCGTACGCGATCAAGCGCCGCATCCAGCGCGAGGAGCAGCAGCTCCAGGGCTTCTACGAGTCGGTGTCCACCGACACCCACGCCCCCGACCCGGTGGCTGCGGCGGCCGACCGGGTACTGAAGGGCATGATGGGCGGCACCGGCAGCAGTACCGGCCTGACCTCGGGCGGCAGCGACCCGGCGGCGGGGCGCGCGGCCAACAAGTCCGCCGCGCGGCGCAACATCGTCAACACCTACGTGTGGACCGCGGCCGGCGGGCTGTTCGCCGAGACCACCGCCACCACCGACCAGGTCACCCAGTCCACCGCCGGGGACTACAGCGTCAGCGGCAGCGCGACCTTCCAGACCGGCTTCGAGGTCGAGATCGGCCCCGTCGGCTTCAAGGCCGGCTTCGAGGCCACCCTGGGCGGCGGCTACAGCGTCACGCGCCGCAAGACCAAGGACGCCACCCGCACCTTCAGCCTGGACGTCGTCGCCCAGCCGGGGCACAACCTGCAGAAGTACAACGGCACCGACCCCGTCTTCGACGCCAACAACCAGCCCGTCCTGGTCCCCGGACGCGTCGACGCCTACCGGTTCATGTCCTTCTACCTGGACACCTCCAGCGACAACTACGAGGACTTCTACGGCAAGGTCATCGACCCCCAGTGGATCGAGACCAGCAACGACCCCAATGCCAAGGAACTGGCCAAGGCCCGCCAGAGCGACCGCAAACCCCCCTGCTGGCGCATCCTGCACCGCGTCACCTTCGTCAGCCGCGTCCAGGACACCACCAGCACCACCGCCTCGCTGGGAAGCGCCCTGGGCGCACTGGGCATCACCAGCGACTACCAGCTGATGAAGCAACTCGAACCCCACATGGTCGGCGCCACCAGCAACCTGGCCGACCTCACCACCGCCGCCAAGACCCTCATCGCCACCCAGTTCACCACCCTGACCCCCTACACCGACACCATCACCACCCGCCTCGCCGCCTACTACAACATCCCCACCCCGGCACCCACCCCGACCCTCACCCCCGCGCCGACCCCGACCCTCACCCCCGCGCCGACCCCGGCCCCGGCCCCGCGCCGGCCCCCGCCGGCACGTTGA